The proteins below come from a single Drosophila teissieri strain GT53w chromosome 3L, Prin_Dtei_1.1, whole genome shotgun sequence genomic window:
- the LOC122615567 gene encoding tyrosine-protein kinase Abl isoform X2, whose protein sequence is MGAQQGKDRGAHSGGGGSGAPVSCIGLSSSPVASVSPHCISSSSGVSSAPLGGGSTLRGSRIKSSSSGVASGSGSGGGGGSGSGLSQRSGGHKDARCNPTVGLNIFTEHNEALLQSRPLPHIPAGSTAASLLADAAELQQHQQDSGGLGLQGSSLGGGHSSTTSVFESAHRWTSKENLLAPGPEEDDPQLFVALYDFQAGGENQLSLKKGEQVRILSYNKSGEWCEAHSDSGNVGWVPSNYVTPLNSLEKHSWYHGPISRNAAEYLLSSGINGSFLVRESESSPGQRSISLRYEGRVYHYRISEDPDGKVFVTQEAKFNTLAELVHHHSVPHEGHGLITPLLYPAPKQNKPTVFPLSPEPDEWEICRTDIMMKHKLGGGQYGEVYEAVWKRYGNTVAVKTLKEDTMALKDFLEEAAIMKEMKHPNLVQLIGVCTREPPFYIITEFMSHGNLLDFLRSAGRETLDAVALLYMATQIASGMSYLESRNYIHRDLAARNCLVGDNKLVKVADFGLARLMRDDTYTAHAGAKFPIKWTAPEGLAYNKFSTKSDVWAFGVLLWEIATYGMSPYPGIDLTDVYHKLEKGYRMERPPGCPPEVYDLMRQCWQWDATDRPTFKSIHHALEHMFQESSITEAVEKQLNANATSASSSAPSTSGVATGGGATTTTAASGCASSSSATASLSLTPQMVKKGLPGGQSLTPNAHHNDSHQQQASTPMSETGSTSTKLSTFSSQGKGNVQMRRTTNKQGKQAPAPPKRTSLLSSSRDSTYREEDPANARCNFIDDLSTNGIHKLKTANYFSQTLSRNFKTQIPTHHTHQIRTLQQQQSVQQQTVPLPVQQQQQPQHQKQKQQQYSIKKSSSCSSFLYDILFRGLARDINSLTQRYDSETDPAADPDTDATGDSLEQSLSQVIAAPASNKMQHSLHSGGGGGIGPRSSQQHSSFKRPTGTPVMGNRGLETRQSKRSQHHPLAPGPGPPATQPHHGNNGVVASAHPITVGALEVMNVKQVVNRYGTLPKVARIGAYLDSLEDSSEAAPALPATAPALPPANGHATPPAVRINPKASPIPPQQMIRSNSSGGVTMQNNAAASLNKLQRHRTTTEGTMMTFSSFRAGGSSSSPKRSATGVASGVQPALANLEFPPPPLDLPPPPEEFEGGPPPPPPAPESAVQAIQQHLHAQLPNNGNISNGNGTNNNDSSHNDVSNTAPSVEEASSRFGVSLRKREPSTDSCSSLGSPPEDLKEKLITEIKAAGKDSAPASQLANGSGIAVVDPVSLLVTELAESMNLPKPPPQQQKLTNGNGTGSGFKAQLKKVEPKKMSAPIAKAEPANTIIDFKAHLRRVDKEKEPAAPAPAPAPAPVVVTNNANCNTTGTLNRKEDNSKKFSQAMQKTEIKIDVTNSNVEADAGAAGEGDLGKRRSTGSINSLKKLWEQQPPAPDYATSTILQQQPSVVNGGGTPNAQLSPKYGMKSGAPNTGGTLPAKLGNKPPPAAPPPPPPNCTTSNLSTTSISTSSRDCTSRQQASSTIKTSHSTQLFTDDEEQSHSDGLGSGGQGAADMTQSLYEQKPQIQQKPAVPHKPTKLTIYATPIAKLAEPASSASSTQISRESILELVGLLEGSLKHPVNAIAGSQWLQLSDKLNILHNSCVIFAENGAMPPHSKFQFRELVTRVEAQSQHLRSAGSKNVQDNERLVAEVGQSLRQISNALNR, encoded by the exons AAGCCCTGCTGCAGTCGCGTCCATTACCTCACATTCCGGCCGGAAGCACGGCGGCCTCTCTTCTGGCGGATGCGGctgagctgcagcagcatcagcaggaTTCCGGTGGACTGGGACTGCAAGGCTCCTCCCTGGGCGGTGGGCACAGTTCGACTACATCCGTGTTTGAATCCGCCCACCGGTGGACCTCGAAGGAGAACCTTCTGGCCCCCGGACCTGAGGAGGATGATCCGCAACTGTTCGTGGCGCTGTACGACTTCCAAGCCGGCGGAGAGAACCAATTGAGTCTGAAGAAGGGCGAGCAGGTGCGCATACTTAGCTACAACAAATCGGGCGAGTGGTGCGAGGCGCACTCGGACTCCGGAAACGTGGGATGGGTGCCCTCCAACTACGTGACGCCGCTCAACTCGCTGGAGAAGCACTCCTGGTACCACGGACCTATCTCACGCAATGCCGCCGAGTACCTTCTCAGCTCCGGAATCAATGGCAGCTTCCTGGTCCGTGAAAGCGAAAGTTCACCGGGTCAAAGGAGCATCAGTCTCAG ATACGAGGGTCGCGTCTATCACTACCGCATCTCAGAGGATCCCGATGGAAAGGTCTTCGTCACCCAGGAGGCCAAGTTCAACACTCTGGCCGAGCTGGTGCACCACCACAGCGTGCCCCATGAGGGTCACGGCCTGATCACTCCGCTCTTGTATCCGGCGCCCAAGCAGAACAAGCCCACTGTCTTCCCGCTGAGTCCCGAGCCGGATGAATGGGAGATCTGCCGGACGGACATCATGATGAAGCACAAGCTGGGCGGTGGGCAATACGGAGAGGTCTACGAGGCCGTTTGGAAGCGGTACGGCAACACGGTGGCTGTTAAAACGCTCAAGGAGGACACCATGGCGCTGAAGGACTTCCTCGAAGAGGCGGCCATCATGAAGGAGATGAAGCACCCTAATCTTGTGCAGCTCATAG GTGTTTGCACCAGGGAACCGCCGTTCTACATCATCACCGAGTTCATGTCGCACGGTAATCTGTTGGACTTCCTGCGCTCCGCCGGCCGCGAAACGCTCGACGCAGTGGCTCTGCTGTACATGGCCACGCAGATAGCGTCGGGAATGAGCTACCTGGAGTCGCGCAACTACATCCATCGCGATCTCGCTGCCCGCAACTGCCTCGTGGGCGACAACAAGCTGGTCAAGGTGGCGGATTTCGGACTAGCACGCCTGATGCGGGACGACACGTATACGGCACATGCCGGAGCCAAGTTCCCGATCAAATGGACCGCACCGGAGGGTCTGGCCTACAACAAGTTTAGCACGAAGTCGGACGTTTGGGCCTTCGGTGTCCTGCTGTGGGAGATCGCCACTTACGGAATGTCGCCGTATCCGGGCATCGACCTGACCGACGTGTACCacaagctggagaagggcTATCGCATGGAGCGACCCCCAGGCTGTCCGCCGGAGGTGTACGACTTGATGCGCCAGTGCTGGCAGTGGGATGCCACCGACAGGCCCACGTTCAAGAGCATACACCATGCGCTGGAGCACATGTTTCAG GAATCGTCCATCACCGAAGCGGTCGAGAAGCAGCTGAACGCCAACGCCACCAGCGCGAGCAGCTCCGCTCCGAGCACATCGGGCGTGGCCACCGGCGGAGGAGCCACAACCACGACGGCGGCCAGCGGCTGCGCTTCCTCATCCTCGGCCACCGCCTCGCTAAGTCTTACACCGCAGATGGTGAAGAAGGGTTTGCCCGGCGGGCAGTCCCTCACGCCGAACGCCCATCACAACGATTCgcaccagcagcaggccaGCACGCCCATGTCAG AAACCGGCTCCACTTCCACCAAACTAAGCACTTTCTCCAGCCAGGGCAAGGGCAACGTCCAGATGCGTCGCACCACCAACAAGCAGGGCAAACAGGCGCCCGCCCCACCAAAGCGAACCAG CCTGCTCTCGAGCAGTCGGGACTCCACTTATCGCGAGGAGGATCCAGCCAACGCCAGATGCAATTTCATCGACGACCTCAGCACGAATGGTATacacaaattgaaaactgCCAACTATTTCAGCCAGACCCTCTCTAGAAATTTCAAGACCCAAATTCCAACCCACCATACACACCAAATACGTacactacaacaacaacagtccgtacaacaacaaacagTACCACTGCCagtacagcaacaacaacaaccacaacatcaaaagcagaaacaacaacagtatTCCATTAAGAAATCGTCCTCCTGCAGTAGTTTTCTTTACGACATCCTATTTCGAG GATTAGCCCGAGACATCAACAGTTTGACGCAGCGGTACGACTCCGAAACGGATCCGGCAGCCGACCCAGACACAGATGCCACCGGCGATAGTCTGGAGCAAAGTCTGAGCCAAGTGATAGCCGCTCCTGCCAGCAACAAGATGCAGCATTCTCTTCAcagcggcggaggaggaggcataGGTCCTCGATCCTCGCAGCAGCACAGCTCCTTCAAGCGTCCGACTGGAACACCCGTGATGGGTAACCGAGGGCTAGAGACCCGGCAAAGCAAGCGGTCCCAGCACCATCCACTCGCTCCGGGTCCAGGACCGCCAGCAACTCAACCGCATCATGGCAACAACGGTGTAGTGGCCAGTGCCCATCCCATCACAGTGGGAGCGCTGGAGGTGATGAATGTCAAGCAGGTGGTGAACCGCTACGGCACACTACCCAAAGTTGCCCGAATCGGTGCCTATCTGGACAGCCTAGAGGACAGTAGTgaggctgctcctgctctgccggccactgctcctgctctGCCACCAGCCAATGGGCACGCCACGCCTCCGGCTGTCAGAATTAATCCGAAGGCCAGTCCCATTCCGCCACAGCAAATGATCAGGAGCAACTCGTCGGGAGGTGTGACCATGCAAAACAATGCGGCCGCCAGTTTGAACAAGTTGCAGCGTCATCGCACCACTACCGAAGGCACCATGATGACGTTCTCCTCCTTCCGGGCCGGCGGTTCCAGTAGCTCACCCAAGCGGAGTGCCACGGGAGTTGCATCAGGAGTACAGCCAGCTCTGGCCAACCTTGAGTTTCCACCGCCACCGTTGGATTTGCCTCCGCCGCCCGAGGAATTCGAGGGGggaccacctcctcctccaccggcGCCGGAGAGCGCTGTGCAGGCCATCCAGCAGCACTTGCATGCCCAGCTGCCAAACAATGGCAATATAAGTAATGGAAACGgaacaaacaacaacgacagcagccACAACGATGTAAGCAACACTGCTCCCAGTGTGGAGGAGGCCAGCTCCAGATTTGGAGTGTCTCTGAGAAAACGTGAGCCCTCCACCGACTCCTGCAGCTCGCTGGGCAGTCCACCCGAGGATCTCAAGGAGAAGCTAATCACCGAAATCAAGGCGGCTGGCAAGGATAGTGCTCCGGCCTCACAACTGGCAAACGGTTCGGGCATCGCAGTGGTGGATCCTGTCTCCCTGCTTGTCACCGAACTAGCCGAGAGCATGAACCTGCCAaagccgccgccgcagcagcaaaagctgaCCAACGGCAATGGTACTGGGTCCGGATTCAAGGCTCAGCTGAAGAAAGTTGAACCTAAGAAGATGAGTGCGCCAATCGCCAAAGCGGAGCCGGCCAATACCATCATCGACTTCAAGGCCCATCTCCGCCGAGTggacaaggagaaggagccggcagctccagctccagctccagctccagctcctgtaGTCGTAACGAACAATGCCAACTGCAATACAACGGGCACTTTGAACCGGAAGGAGGACAACAGCAAGAAGTTCTCCCAGGCGATGCAAAAGACTGAAATCAAAATCGACGTAACCAACTCGAATGTGGAGGCGGATGCGGGAGCAGCGGGAGAAGGCGATCTCGGCAAGCGACGAAGCACAGGTAGTATTAATAGCTTAAAGAAACTGTGGGAGCAGCAGCCACCGGCGCCGGATTATGCCACCAGCACGATCCTCCAGCAACAGCCGTCGGTGGTAAATGGCGGCGGAACACCAAATGCCCAACTGTCTCCCAAGTACGGCATGAAATCAGGGGCCCCCAATACTGGCGGCACTCTTCCAGCCAAGCTGGGCAACAAGCCACCACCGGCAGCCcctccaccaccgcccccGAACTGCACCACCTCCAACCTCTCCACCACATCCATTAGCACCTCTAGTAGAGATTGCaccagcaggcagcaggccaGCAGCACAATAAAAACCTCTCATTCAACGCAACTCTTCACAGATGACGAGGAGCAGTCGCATTCGGACGGTCTGGGATCGggaggccaaggagcagcagacATGACCCAGTCGCTGTACGAGCAGAAGCCCCAGATCCAGCAAAAGCCAGCGGTGCCACACAAGCCCACAAAGCTGACCATCTACGCCACGCCAATTGCCAAACTGGCCGAACCAGCCAGCTCCGCTAGCTCCACCCAGATATCGCGGGAGAGCATTCTGGAGCTGGTGGGACTGCTGGAGGGCTCGCTCAAGCATCCGGTGAATGCCATCGCCGGATCTCAGTGGCTGCAGCTGAGTGACAAGCTCAACATCCTGCACAACTCGTGCGTGATCTTCGCGGAGAACGGAGCGATGCCGCCGCACTCCAAGTTTCAGTTCCGGGAACTGGTCACGCGGGTGGAAGCACAGTCGCAGCACCTGCGCTCCGCAGGCAGCAAGAACGTCCAGGACAACGAGCGCCTGGTGGCCGAGGTCGGTCAGTCGCTGCGTCAGATCTCCAATGCGCTTAACAGGTAA
- the LOC122615567 gene encoding tyrosine-protein kinase Abl isoform X4 yields the protein MGAQQGKDRGAHSGGGGSGAPVSCIGLSSSPVASVSPHCISSSSGVSSAPLGGGSTLRGSRIKSSSSGVASGSGSGGGGGSGSGLSQRSGGHKDARCNPTVGLNIFTEHNEALLQSRPLPHIPAGSTAASLLADAAELQQHQQDSGGLGLQGSSLGGGHSSTTSVFESAHRWTSKENLLAPGPEEDDPQLFVALYDFQAGGENQLSLKKGEQVRILSYNKSGEWCEAHSDSGNVGWVPSNYVTPLNSLEKHSWYHGPISRNAAEYLLSSGINGSFLVRESESSPGQRSISLRYEGRVYHYRISEDPDGKVFVTQEAKFNTLAELVHHHSVPHEGHGLITPLLYPAPKQNKPTVFPLSPEPDEWEICRTDIMMKHKLGGGQYGEVYEAVWKRYGNTVAVKTLKEDTMALKDFLEEAAIMKEMKHPNLVQLIGVCTREPPFYIITEFMSHGNLLDFLRSAGRETLDAVALLYMATQIASGMSYLESRNYIHRDLAARNCLVGDNKLVKVADFGLARLMRDDTYTAHAGAKFPIKWTAPEGLAYNKFSTKSDVWAFGVLLWEIATYGMSPYPGIDLTDVYHKLEKGYRMERPPGCPPEVYDLMRQCWQWDATDRPTFKSIHHALEHMFQESSITEAVEKQLNANATSASSSAPSTSGVATGGGATTTTAASGCASSSSATASLSLTPQMVKKGLPGGQSLTPNAHHNDSHQQQASTPMSETGSTSTKLSTFSSQGKGNVQMRRTTNKQGKQAPAPPKRTSLLSSSRDSTYREEDPANARCNFIDDLSTNGLARDINSLTQRYDSETDPAADPDTDATGDSLEQSLSQVIAAPASNKMQHSLHSGGGGGIGPRSSQQHSSFKRPTGTPVMGNRGLETRQSKRSQHHPLAPGPGPPATQPHHGNNGVVASAHPITVGALEVMNVKQVVNRYGTLPKVARIGAYLDSLEDSSEAAPALPATAPALPPANGHATPPAVRINPKASPIPPQQMIRSNSSGGVTMQNNAAASLNKLQRHRTTTEGTMMTFSSFRAGGSSSSPKRSATGVASGVQPALANLEFPPPPLDLPPPPEEFEGGPPPPPPAPESAVQAIQQHLHAQLPNNGNISNGNGTNNNDSSHNDVSNTAPSVEEASSRFGVSLRKREPSTDSCSSLGSPPEDLKEKLITEIKAAGKDSAPASQLANGSGIAVVDPVSLLVTELAESMNLPKPPPQQQKLTNGNGTGSGFKAQLKKVEPKKMSAPIAKAEPANTIIDFKAHLRRVDKEKEPAAPAPAPAPAPVVVTNNANCNTTGTLNRKEDNSKKFSQAMQKTEIKIDVTNSNVEADAGAAGEGDLGKRRSTGSINSLKKLWEQQPPAPDYATSTILQQQPSVVNGGGTPNAQLSPKYGMKSGAPNTGGTLPAKLGNKPPPAAPPPPPPNCTTSNLSTTSISTSSRDCTSRQQASSTIKTSHSTQLFTDDEEQSHSDGLGSGGQGAADMTQSLYEQKPQIQQKPAVPHKPTKLTIYATPIAKLAEPASSASSTQISRESILELVGLLEGSLKHPVNAIAGSQWLQLSDKLNILHNSCVIFAENGAMPPHSKFQFRELVTRVEAQSQHLRSAGSKNVQDNERLVAEVGQSLRQISNALNR from the exons AAGCCCTGCTGCAGTCGCGTCCATTACCTCACATTCCGGCCGGAAGCACGGCGGCCTCTCTTCTGGCGGATGCGGctgagctgcagcagcatcagcaggaTTCCGGTGGACTGGGACTGCAAGGCTCCTCCCTGGGCGGTGGGCACAGTTCGACTACATCCGTGTTTGAATCCGCCCACCGGTGGACCTCGAAGGAGAACCTTCTGGCCCCCGGACCTGAGGAGGATGATCCGCAACTGTTCGTGGCGCTGTACGACTTCCAAGCCGGCGGAGAGAACCAATTGAGTCTGAAGAAGGGCGAGCAGGTGCGCATACTTAGCTACAACAAATCGGGCGAGTGGTGCGAGGCGCACTCGGACTCCGGAAACGTGGGATGGGTGCCCTCCAACTACGTGACGCCGCTCAACTCGCTGGAGAAGCACTCCTGGTACCACGGACCTATCTCACGCAATGCCGCCGAGTACCTTCTCAGCTCCGGAATCAATGGCAGCTTCCTGGTCCGTGAAAGCGAAAGTTCACCGGGTCAAAGGAGCATCAGTCTCAG ATACGAGGGTCGCGTCTATCACTACCGCATCTCAGAGGATCCCGATGGAAAGGTCTTCGTCACCCAGGAGGCCAAGTTCAACACTCTGGCCGAGCTGGTGCACCACCACAGCGTGCCCCATGAGGGTCACGGCCTGATCACTCCGCTCTTGTATCCGGCGCCCAAGCAGAACAAGCCCACTGTCTTCCCGCTGAGTCCCGAGCCGGATGAATGGGAGATCTGCCGGACGGACATCATGATGAAGCACAAGCTGGGCGGTGGGCAATACGGAGAGGTCTACGAGGCCGTTTGGAAGCGGTACGGCAACACGGTGGCTGTTAAAACGCTCAAGGAGGACACCATGGCGCTGAAGGACTTCCTCGAAGAGGCGGCCATCATGAAGGAGATGAAGCACCCTAATCTTGTGCAGCTCATAG GTGTTTGCACCAGGGAACCGCCGTTCTACATCATCACCGAGTTCATGTCGCACGGTAATCTGTTGGACTTCCTGCGCTCCGCCGGCCGCGAAACGCTCGACGCAGTGGCTCTGCTGTACATGGCCACGCAGATAGCGTCGGGAATGAGCTACCTGGAGTCGCGCAACTACATCCATCGCGATCTCGCTGCCCGCAACTGCCTCGTGGGCGACAACAAGCTGGTCAAGGTGGCGGATTTCGGACTAGCACGCCTGATGCGGGACGACACGTATACGGCACATGCCGGAGCCAAGTTCCCGATCAAATGGACCGCACCGGAGGGTCTGGCCTACAACAAGTTTAGCACGAAGTCGGACGTTTGGGCCTTCGGTGTCCTGCTGTGGGAGATCGCCACTTACGGAATGTCGCCGTATCCGGGCATCGACCTGACCGACGTGTACCacaagctggagaagggcTATCGCATGGAGCGACCCCCAGGCTGTCCGCCGGAGGTGTACGACTTGATGCGCCAGTGCTGGCAGTGGGATGCCACCGACAGGCCCACGTTCAAGAGCATACACCATGCGCTGGAGCACATGTTTCAG GAATCGTCCATCACCGAAGCGGTCGAGAAGCAGCTGAACGCCAACGCCACCAGCGCGAGCAGCTCCGCTCCGAGCACATCGGGCGTGGCCACCGGCGGAGGAGCCACAACCACGACGGCGGCCAGCGGCTGCGCTTCCTCATCCTCGGCCACCGCCTCGCTAAGTCTTACACCGCAGATGGTGAAGAAGGGTTTGCCCGGCGGGCAGTCCCTCACGCCGAACGCCCATCACAACGATTCgcaccagcagcaggccaGCACGCCCATGTCAG AAACCGGCTCCACTTCCACCAAACTAAGCACTTTCTCCAGCCAGGGCAAGGGCAACGTCCAGATGCGTCGCACCACCAACAAGCAGGGCAAACAGGCGCCCGCCCCACCAAAGCGAACCAG CCTGCTCTCGAGCAGTCGGGACTCCACTTATCGCGAGGAGGATCCAGCCAACGCCAGATGCAATTTCATCGACGACCTCAGCACGAATG GATTAGCCCGAGACATCAACAGTTTGACGCAGCGGTACGACTCCGAAACGGATCCGGCAGCCGACCCAGACACAGATGCCACCGGCGATAGTCTGGAGCAAAGTCTGAGCCAAGTGATAGCCGCTCCTGCCAGCAACAAGATGCAGCATTCTCTTCAcagcggcggaggaggaggcataGGTCCTCGATCCTCGCAGCAGCACAGCTCCTTCAAGCGTCCGACTGGAACACCCGTGATGGGTAACCGAGGGCTAGAGACCCGGCAAAGCAAGCGGTCCCAGCACCATCCACTCGCTCCGGGTCCAGGACCGCCAGCAACTCAACCGCATCATGGCAACAACGGTGTAGTGGCCAGTGCCCATCCCATCACAGTGGGAGCGCTGGAGGTGATGAATGTCAAGCAGGTGGTGAACCGCTACGGCACACTACCCAAAGTTGCCCGAATCGGTGCCTATCTGGACAGCCTAGAGGACAGTAGTgaggctgctcctgctctgccggccactgctcctgctctGCCACCAGCCAATGGGCACGCCACGCCTCCGGCTGTCAGAATTAATCCGAAGGCCAGTCCCATTCCGCCACAGCAAATGATCAGGAGCAACTCGTCGGGAGGTGTGACCATGCAAAACAATGCGGCCGCCAGTTTGAACAAGTTGCAGCGTCATCGCACCACTACCGAAGGCACCATGATGACGTTCTCCTCCTTCCGGGCCGGCGGTTCCAGTAGCTCACCCAAGCGGAGTGCCACGGGAGTTGCATCAGGAGTACAGCCAGCTCTGGCCAACCTTGAGTTTCCACCGCCACCGTTGGATTTGCCTCCGCCGCCCGAGGAATTCGAGGGGggaccacctcctcctccaccggcGCCGGAGAGCGCTGTGCAGGCCATCCAGCAGCACTTGCATGCCCAGCTGCCAAACAATGGCAATATAAGTAATGGAAACGgaacaaacaacaacgacagcagccACAACGATGTAAGCAACACTGCTCCCAGTGTGGAGGAGGCCAGCTCCAGATTTGGAGTGTCTCTGAGAAAACGTGAGCCCTCCACCGACTCCTGCAGCTCGCTGGGCAGTCCACCCGAGGATCTCAAGGAGAAGCTAATCACCGAAATCAAGGCGGCTGGCAAGGATAGTGCTCCGGCCTCACAACTGGCAAACGGTTCGGGCATCGCAGTGGTGGATCCTGTCTCCCTGCTTGTCACCGAACTAGCCGAGAGCATGAACCTGCCAaagccgccgccgcagcagcaaaagctgaCCAACGGCAATGGTACTGGGTCCGGATTCAAGGCTCAGCTGAAGAAAGTTGAACCTAAGAAGATGAGTGCGCCAATCGCCAAAGCGGAGCCGGCCAATACCATCATCGACTTCAAGGCCCATCTCCGCCGAGTggacaaggagaaggagccggcagctccagctccagctccagctccagctcctgtaGTCGTAACGAACAATGCCAACTGCAATACAACGGGCACTTTGAACCGGAAGGAGGACAACAGCAAGAAGTTCTCCCAGGCGATGCAAAAGACTGAAATCAAAATCGACGTAACCAACTCGAATGTGGAGGCGGATGCGGGAGCAGCGGGAGAAGGCGATCTCGGCAAGCGACGAAGCACAGGTAGTATTAATAGCTTAAAGAAACTGTGGGAGCAGCAGCCACCGGCGCCGGATTATGCCACCAGCACGATCCTCCAGCAACAGCCGTCGGTGGTAAATGGCGGCGGAACACCAAATGCCCAACTGTCTCCCAAGTACGGCATGAAATCAGGGGCCCCCAATACTGGCGGCACTCTTCCAGCCAAGCTGGGCAACAAGCCACCACCGGCAGCCcctccaccaccgcccccGAACTGCACCACCTCCAACCTCTCCACCACATCCATTAGCACCTCTAGTAGAGATTGCaccagcaggcagcaggccaGCAGCACAATAAAAACCTCTCATTCAACGCAACTCTTCACAGATGACGAGGAGCAGTCGCATTCGGACGGTCTGGGATCGggaggccaaggagcagcagacATGACCCAGTCGCTGTACGAGCAGAAGCCCCAGATCCAGCAAAAGCCAGCGGTGCCACACAAGCCCACAAAGCTGACCATCTACGCCACGCCAATTGCCAAACTGGCCGAACCAGCCAGCTCCGCTAGCTCCACCCAGATATCGCGGGAGAGCATTCTGGAGCTGGTGGGACTGCTGGAGGGCTCGCTCAAGCATCCGGTGAATGCCATCGCCGGATCTCAGTGGCTGCAGCTGAGTGACAAGCTCAACATCCTGCACAACTCGTGCGTGATCTTCGCGGAGAACGGAGCGATGCCGCCGCACTCCAAGTTTCAGTTCCGGGAACTGGTCACGCGGGTGGAAGCACAGTCGCAGCACCTGCGCTCCGCAGGCAGCAAGAACGTCCAGGACAACGAGCGCCTGGTGGCCGAGGTCGGTCAGTCGCTGCGTCAGATCTCCAATGCGCTTAACAGGTAA